The Salvelinus fontinalis isolate EN_2023a chromosome 34, ASM2944872v1, whole genome shotgun sequence region CGCCTTTCCTAAGAGTGTAGGAGAACTTAGAGCCTACCTGAATGGAAGTCAGTTGTACCTTTTACTACACACATGAGCAACAAGCTGCATTACAATGATGTTGAAAACAATATGAAAGACTGAGTTCATATTGAACACACTTAGGCTAGGTGTCTGGTTGTGCCCCTTGGAACCTGTGGATGTGACCTAGTTGAAGTGGTTGCAGCATTGTGAGCTTTCTGTGCACCACATTTGGCTGTGCTGTTATCCAGAGACTAATAACATGAATTGATCAAGTGCCAGAGAAACGAAAACCAACTGATCTGTGGGCCGAACTTGTGCAATACATCTGCATTGTTTATTTCAATAGAACTGTACACCACTGTTGATCTCTTGTTTTTGATTTAGGGAGTCCTCACGTCATGTCTGGTATAGCCTTAAGTCGTCTTGCACAAGAAAGGAAGGCCTGGAGGAAAGACCATCCTTTTGTGAGTATCAAGGGACTTGGGTGGAAGCCATTTTCATGTCAACAGTGCCTTTTGTGTAGAAGCCTAGCTGGTTCTTTAAGGCATGTGTCATTTTGGAAGACCTGCTTGTGGAAATGTGATTTCTGGATAGTCTATTCCACATGTTTTACACTATGCCAAGCAGAGTTGAATTACGCATCCATAGAGGGTCGGGGGCTAAGGTTTGATTCTGGGCAGGGCTGTAGTTGGCAATTTCACGGAGCTAGACATTTAACGTGTTGAACAatatctcttccctctccctagGGGTTTGTTGCTGTCCCAACAAAAAACCCAGATGGAACAATGAACTTGATGAATTGGGAGTGTGCCATCCCTGGAAAGAAGGGGGTAAGAGTCTCTCTGGCGTGAGAGCAGAACTTTCTCTGTGTATGTATTGTAGGTACCACTATGTTCAGACTGGAGGAAGCAATCACTCCTGTGCAGACTAATGAGTTGGCACTGTATGGTGGTTTTAAACTGGACAGCAGATTTGGTTTTAATACAACTAAGCAGGGTATTAATTGGTTGTAGGAAATATTAAATGCACTGAGGTGCCTGTACTAACTTCTGTATAGCTGCTGGATGACCAACGAACCAATGTTAATTGATTACCACAGTTGTGCGACATTCTCATTGCTTCACTATGAATAACTACAGTTACTGAAAGAGTGTTGACCAATTTGCTATATTTCTCTCCACAGACCCCATGGGAGGGGGGCTTGTTTAAACTCCGAATGCTCTTCAAGGATGACTATCCTTCTTCACCTCCCAAGTGTATGTTTTCTCTTTTTAaaagtccaatgcagctgttatctgtataatttctgggtaacagttAAGTAtgaatgatgcgtcttgccatAGATCCAGCATTTACAATATTACACTGATTAGCCAGATGGTGGCCCTATAACAAGAAAATGCAAACTTTCAAAGATCATACCCCTCACCCCGTTTGACATAAAGTCATGAAATTCGCCACATGGGTCCCTCACAAGGAACCAATTTGCCTCTGGGACCCATAAGGTCTGCCATTGAGAAATTTGTGATACACCTAAGGTGCTACTCTTATGGCACCGAATTACTTATCTCCATGAAACTTGATATGGCATCTATGGCCAAAGGTCTCAACACAATATTTTTCATACTAGTACATAAAACATGGCCACTATtgatggctcccgagtggcgcaacggtttaaggcactgcatctcagtgcaagagtcgTCACaaacagtccctggttcgaatccaggctgtatcacatccggccatgattggggtcccatagggcgccgcataattggcccagcgttggctggggtaggccgtcattgtaaataagatttttttcttaactgacttgcctagttaaataaaataaaaattacgtGGATGTGGTCTGGCACATATGTCGGTAAAGTCAAGCATGGTCATAGTGTAACAAAATTTGGTAAGCATGTTGCGAACACTCAATACTTAACATATGCAAGAGCATTCATATTGACCACATGGTGGCTCTAACGGGCACATGTTTTTATCGCTGTCTGTGACTCAGTGATGAAATTTGGCACACATGCTCAGGGAAATGAGTCTAGCTAACCCGCACTCTGACACCACGGGACCCATTTGACACCTTGGTTGAGTGATGGATCTTGATAAATGGATCTGTCACTTACAGAATTGGTGATTGCCCCAAGGGGGCGCTGCATTATAAGTGGGGGATGACATGTTTACTCTAGCCTTGttggccattttaattgaaaacaaataaaaatagctTCTGtgaagagcaatttctcaagagaattttgctaggactggtGGTGTGAGTGGGTAGGGGGAAAACAGAAAACCAGCTGTTTGAACTctccttattggtctattaacacaTTTACCAGGCAGGCTGAAActacatcccaccaaaacaggctgaaatttcagtctCTTTTCAAACCGCTCTTATACTAAAAGGGCGTTATCATAATgttcagtattattccaacctcagtgtggataGAGGGAGATATCAATTGAAAATCACTGTGTTTAATGAACTGCAAATAAGTGCCATCTGGAATTTTCTCCTTATTGTGCTAATAATGATATTTTCTCTGCTCTTGGCAGGCAAATTTGAGCCCCCTTTGTTCCATCCAAATGTATATCCCTCTGGTACAGTCTGTCTATCGATTTTAGAGGAGGACAAAGACTGGAGGCCAGCCATCACTATCAAACAAGTAAGAGCTTTCATCCAAGACCCCTTCTCTGGTTGTAGCTTTTTCTTTGCCTATAACCCTAGAATAGTAATATACCCTCCCCtctatgtatttggacagtgaagctaataTATAAAATTAGCCTGTATAcgccagcattttggatttgaggaaATGTTTCATATGATGCGACGGTACAGAATGTCACATTTTATTTGAGTGTATTTTCATattgttccaagatggcgtagcagtcggacgtgtgtttgtattgtcctgtattgtcctgtagcgtgtaaatagtaaatagtcttcgtatttttcgtatacatttcgtatatattttaatttcactttccatctaggaactgaatatacattcctacattccgcctcacccaatgtggtacggacctgctattttttttatactttagaaccgtaaccccaagcagaagctagccagataactagctagtagtcagttagccactgctgcggtcttcaccctcaactcggacacagccagcttcaataccgggccaatacctgccagtctgcaagcgcgatatcaaccgagagcatataggactgctttttctctaccacatcaccggattcctgacgcaagctctggacaattacaccgtatcatcacagctagctagctgcaaccgagtggctaacacctctgtcccgaagcaagcaccagttagccttgagctagcctcgagctaggcccatctgccggctagctgcaagcgcgatatcaacccagagcatataggactgctttctctctaccacatcaccggattcctgacgcaagctctggacaattacaccgtatcatcacagctagctagctgcaaccgagtggctactactggctaacaccactgtcccgaagcaagcaccagttagccttgagctagcctcgagctaggcccatctgccggctagctgaagagctagcgctagcgccactgcgccagaccccctccgtctgagcagaccaccccccgggctactaactttatacgccgcgtgctagcttagtggaggcctcctctgctccatctacggctgccccctggacactatgatcacttggctacatagctgatgcatgcttgactgtccattaattcacggtactccattctgtttatttgtgttttacctgtcggctctgtactttaactcaggatctgtgtgtagttaatccgaccctctctgcctagtcgtcgccatttttacctgttgttgctgtgttagactaacaccctgttattgctgctgttatcttacctgttgttttagctagctctcccaatcaagacctgcaatcactttatgccttattgtatgtctctctcaaatatcaatatgccttgcatactgttgttcaggctagttttcattatcattgttttggtttgcaatggaccctgtagttccactctccgtacctctgataccccctttgtcccaccccccacacatgcggtgacctcacccattgagaccagcatgtccagagatacaacctctcttatcatcacccagtgcctgggcttgcctccgctgtacccgcgcccctccatacccctgtctgcacattatgcccagaatctattctaccacgcccataaatctgctccttttattctttgtccccaacgctctaggcgaccagttttgatagcctttagccgcaccctcatcctactactcctctgttcctcgggtgatgtggaggtaaacccaggccctgcatgtccccagtcaccctcatttgttgacttctgcgatcgaaaaagccttggcctcatgcatgtcaacatcagaagcctcctccctaagtttgccttactcaccgctttagcacactctgccaatcctgatgtccttgccgtgtccgaatcctggcttaggaaggccaccaaaaattctgagatttccatacccaactataacactttccgtcaagatagaactgccaaagggggaggagttgcaatctactgcagagatagcctgcaaagttctgtcatactttccaggtctatgcccaaacagttcgaacttctaattttaaaaattaatctctccagaaataagtctctcactgttgccgcctgctaccgacccccctcagctcccagctgtgccctggacaccatctgtgaattgatcgctccccatctagcttcagagtttgttctgttaggtgacctaaactgggatatgcttaacaccccggcagtcctacaatccaagcttgatgccctcaatctcacacaaatcatcaaggaacccaccaggtacaaccctaaatccgtaaacatgggcaccctaatagacattatcctgaccaacctgccctccaaatacacctctgctgtcttcaatcaagatctcagcgatcactgcctcattgcctgtatccgccacgggtccgcggtcaaacgaccacccctcatcactgtcaaacgctccctaaaacacttctgcgagcaggcctttctaatcgacctggcccgggtaccctggaaggatattgacctcatcccgtcagttgaggatgcctggtcattctttaaatgttacttcctcaccatattagacaagcatgctccgttcaaaaaatgcagaaccaaaaacagatatagcccttggttcactccagacctgactgccctcgaccagcacaaaaacatcctgtggcgaactgcaatagcatcgaagagcccccgcgatatgcaactgttcagggaagtcaggaaccaatacacgcagtcagtcaggaaagcaaaggccagctttttcaagcagaaattcgcatcctgtagctctaactccaaaaagttctgggatactgtaaagtccatggagaacaagagcacctcctcccagctgcccactgcactgaggctaggtaacacggtcaccaccgataaatccgtgataatcgaagacttcaacaagcatttctcaatggctggccatgccttcctcctggcgactccaaccttggccaacagccccgccccccccgctgctactcgcccaagcctccccagcttctcctttacccaaatccagatagcagatgttctgaaagagctggaaaacctggacccatacaaatcagctgggcttgacaatctggaccccctattcctgaaactgtccgccgccattgtcgcaccccctatcaccagcctgttcaacctctccttcgtatcatctgagatccccaaggattggaaagctgccgcggtcatccccctcttcaaagggggagacaccctggacccaaactgttacagacctatatccatcctgccctgcctatctaaggtcttcgaaagccaagtcaacaaacagatcactgaccatctcgaatcccaccgtaccttctctgctgtgcaatccggtttccgagccggtcacgggtgcacctcagccacgctcaaggtactaaacgacatcataaccgccatcgataaaagacattactgtgcagccgtcttcatcgacctggccaaggctttcgactctgtcaatcaccatattcttattggcagactcggtagcctcggtttttctaatga contains the following coding sequences:
- the LOC129833083 gene encoding SUMO-conjugating enzyme UBC9-B; translation: MSGIALSRLAQERKAWRKDHPFGFVAVPTKNPDGTMNLMNWECAIPGKKGTPWEGGLFKLRMLFKDDYPSSPPKCKFEPPLFHPNVYPSGTVCLSILEEDKDWRPAITIKQILLGIQELLNEPNIQDPAQAEAYTIYCQNRVEYEKRVRAQAKKFSP